In Cottoperca gobio unplaced genomic scaffold, fCotGob3.1 fCotGob3_326arrow_ctg1, whole genome shotgun sequence, the genomic stretch TCTATGAGATCGACCTCACAGGCAACAAGGTTTCTGAACACAGTCATCAAAACtcagaaaatatgtttctctcATATTGTTTTTGAACATAATTAGATTCAAAAGGTTTCATGACTTCCGGTGTCTCCAGGTTCCACAGGTGACCTCCAGCGCTGCTCCGATGCTGACCAGCCTCAGCGTTCTCCGGCTGGGCTCGAACCACCTGACGTCCCTCCCTGACGGATCCTTCTCCGCCTGTCCCGCTCTGACTGAACTCTACCTGGACAACAACGCCCTGGTCTCTCTGAGCAACTTCAGCTTCTCTGGACTCAGCAAGCTGGAGGTCAGTCAGTGTGTCAGCAGTGGGACTGTAGCGTGTTAGGAAGGAAAGATCCTAGCATAGCATGTTTGGAAGTTAGGATGTTGTA encodes the following:
- the LOC115005595 gene encoding leucine-rich repeat-containing protein 70-like isoform X2, with the translated sequence MQIYEIDLTGNKVPQVTSSAAPMLTSLSVLRLGSNHLTSLPDGSFSACPALTELYLDNNALVSLSNFSFSGLSKLEVSQCVSSGTVAC